From Chloroflexota bacterium, one genomic window encodes:
- a CDS encoding CPBP family intramembrane metalloprotease: protein MDTSPAGGSGPIWWRRLGRAFVAAAPHPGVAVVTSRDRATIRLAGLDLPIRPAIAIVATVLVLLADYHRNFLPADILFSRDPAAMRTVALERLALFGIVPLAIVVGLFRDDPRRYGLRLGDWRAGVTLAGIGVVVLAPVVIWLGQRPDFGAYYAPSATGAPDLILTNTLDLGAAEFLFRGFLMFALLRTIGPLAILVAAVPFAFSHLGKPELETLSALFGGTIFGWLDWRTGSILYSAAAHVALLTLVTLAAGGRI from the coding sequence GTGGACACGTCCCCCGCCGGAGGCTCCGGGCCGATCTGGTGGCGCCGGCTCGGCCGGGCATTCGTCGCCGCCGCACCCCACCCGGGAGTCGCCGTCGTGACATCCCGGGATCGGGCCACGATCCGGCTCGCCGGCCTCGACCTGCCGATCCGCCCGGCGATCGCGATCGTCGCCACGGTCCTTGTCCTCCTCGCCGACTACCACCGCAACTTCCTGCCGGCGGACATCCTCTTCAGTCGCGACCCGGCGGCGATGCGGACGGTCGCCCTCGAGCGGCTTGCGCTCTTCGGGATCGTCCCGCTCGCCATCGTCGTCGGCCTGTTCCGCGACGATCCGCGACGCTACGGCCTCAGGCTCGGCGACTGGCGAGCGGGGGTCACCCTCGCCGGGATCGGCGTCGTCGTCCTCGCCCCCGTCGTGATCTGGCTCGGCCAGCGACCGGATTTCGGCGCCTACTACGCTCCGAGCGCGACCGGCGCCCCGGACCTCATCCTGACGAACACCCTCGATCTCGGGGCTGCCGAGTTCCTCTTCCGCGGCTTTCTCATGTTCGCCCTCCTGCGGACGATCGGCCCGCTCGCCATCCTCGTTGCGGCCGTGCCGTTCGCGTTCTCGCACCTCGGCAAGCCGGAGCTCGAGACCCTCTCCGCACTGTTCGGCGGCACCATCTTCGGGTGGCTCGACTGGCGGACCGGCTCGATCCTCTACAGCGCGGCCGCCCACGTCGCGCTGCTCACGCTCGTCACGCTCGCGGCCGGCGGCCGGATCTGA
- a CDS encoding Re/Si-specific NAD(P)(+) transhydrogenase subunit alpha, with amino-acid sequence MKVGVARETAAGERRVALVPEALGKLTAAGLEILVEAGAGAGSSIPDAAYADAGATIVTTNALYATADVILRVQKPSAAEAVRLRSGQTVIGLLQPLLDPHLMAALAAAGVTAISLDALPRTLSRAQTMDALSSQANVGGYKAVLIAANAYGRYFPLLTTAAGTAKPANVLILGIGVAGLQAIGTARRLGAVVKAYDVRAETKEQAASLGAQFLVLRSVADASGTGGYARQLTPEEQAAQQAELNGHIAAMDIVITTAQVPGRRPPLLVTAAAVHGMKAGSVIVDMAASALGGNVELSRAGETIVTDNGVTIIAPDNLPATMPAGSSMFYARNIGALLLHLVKDGALAFDFGEEITAGTVITHGGAVVQEATKKLLQPATPAAGGATA; translated from the coding sequence ATGAAGGTCGGCGTCGCCAGGGAGACCGCGGCCGGTGAACGGCGCGTCGCCCTGGTACCCGAAGCGCTCGGCAAGCTGACGGCGGCCGGGCTCGAGATCCTCGTCGAGGCCGGCGCCGGAGCCGGTTCTTCGATCCCCGACGCGGCATATGCCGACGCGGGCGCCACGATCGTGACGACGAATGCGCTGTACGCGACCGCCGACGTCATCCTGCGGGTCCAGAAGCCGTCCGCGGCGGAGGCGGTCAGGCTGCGATCCGGGCAGACCGTGATCGGTCTCCTCCAGCCGCTGCTCGATCCGCACCTCATGGCGGCGCTCGCGGCGGCGGGGGTGACCGCCATCAGCCTCGACGCGCTGCCGCGGACCCTGAGCCGGGCGCAGACCATGGATGCCCTCTCGAGCCAGGCGAATGTCGGCGGCTACAAGGCAGTCCTCATCGCGGCGAACGCGTACGGGCGGTATTTCCCGCTTCTGACGACCGCCGCCGGCACTGCCAAGCCCGCCAATGTCCTCATCCTCGGCATCGGCGTGGCCGGCCTCCAGGCGATCGGCACCGCGCGGCGGCTCGGCGCCGTCGTCAAGGCGTACGACGTGCGCGCGGAGACGAAGGAGCAGGCCGCCAGCCTCGGCGCGCAGTTCCTCGTCCTCCGCTCCGTCGCCGACGCGTCCGGGACCGGAGGCTACGCGCGCCAGCTCACCCCGGAGGAGCAGGCCGCCCAGCAGGCCGAGCTCAACGGCCACATCGCGGCCATGGACATCGTCATCACGACCGCCCAGGTGCCCGGACGGCGTCCGCCGCTCCTCGTCACGGCAGCGGCGGTCCACGGCATGAAGGCCGGGTCGGTCATCGTCGACATGGCGGCCTCCGCGCTCGGCGGCAACGTCGAGCTGAGCCGGGCGGGCGAGACGATCGTCACGGACAACGGGGTGACGATCATCGCCCCGGACAACCTGCCGGCCACGATGCCCGCCGGCTCCTCGATGTTCTACGCGCGGAACATCGGCGCGCTCCTGCTCCACCTCGTGAAGGACGGAGCGCTTGCCTTCGACTTCGGCGAGGAGATCACCGCCGGGACCGTCATCACGCACGGCGGCGCGGTGGTCCAGGAGGCGACGAAGAAGCTGCTGCAGCCGGCGACGCCGGCCGCCGGAGGTGCCACCGCATGA
- a CDS encoding NAD(P) transhydrogenase subunit alpha, translating to MSPELLNSLAIFALAILVGFEVISKVPATLHTPLMSGANSIHGIVLVGAMLIAADANDPLAYLLAFVAMVFGAMNVVGGYVVTDRMLQMFRKKPVTPKVAADPEGAPGSVGAPGA from the coding sequence ATGAGCCCCGAGCTCCTCAACTCCCTGGCGATCTTCGCCCTGGCGATCCTCGTCGGGTTCGAGGTCATCAGCAAGGTCCCGGCGACGCTCCACACGCCGCTCATGTCCGGCGCGAACTCGATCCACGGCATCGTCCTCGTCGGAGCGATGCTCATCGCCGCGGACGCGAACGACCCGCTCGCCTACCTCCTCGCCTTCGTCGCGATGGTCTTCGGGGCGATGAACGTCGTCGGCGGCTACGTCGTCACGGACCGGATGCTCCAGATGTTCCGCAAGAAGCCCGTGACCCCGAAGGTCGCCGCCGATCCGGAGGGCGCCCCCGGGTCCGTCGGCGCCCCCGGCGCGTAG
- a CDS encoding NAD(P)(+) transhydrogenase (Re/Si-specific) subunit beta, whose product MSQEWITTIAYLAWLSGAACFVLGLHQMNSPATARNGNRLSASGMAIAVVATLGWLALRPGGMSAAAWIIIVVGFAIGGGAGLYAARNVKMTAMPQLVSLFNAVGGGAAALVATSDFIRLSSIGADLSTTIFVVLGAVIGSITFSGSLIAGGKLQGLIAGKPIQVPGGRAVTVAIAIVAVVGTIALILDSAGSLSLGSGATVVVLAVVVAAGLVFGITMVLPIGGADMPVVISLLNSFTGTAAAMAGFVIGNPVLIISGALVGASGGILTKLMADAMNRSVLNIIAGGFGGGEGVVSAVVGAGGSVREITADDAAIQLAYAQHVIVVPGYGLAVAQAQHQVRELAELLESRGVDVKYAIHPVAGRMPGHMNVLLAEANVPYPQLKEMEEINPEFDRADVALVVGANDVTNPAARRPGSPVSGMPILDVDHAKSIIVIKRSMGRGYAGIDNELYADPKTGMLFADAKDGLQALVTAVKAV is encoded by the coding sequence ATGTCCCAGGAGTGGATCACCACCATCGCTTATCTCGCGTGGCTCAGCGGGGCCGCGTGCTTCGTCCTCGGCCTCCACCAGATGAACTCGCCGGCCACGGCCAGGAACGGGAACCGGCTCAGCGCCTCCGGGATGGCGATCGCGGTGGTTGCCACGCTCGGCTGGCTCGCCCTCCGTCCCGGAGGCATGAGCGCCGCGGCCTGGATCATCATCGTCGTCGGCTTCGCCATCGGCGGTGGAGCCGGACTCTACGCCGCGCGGAACGTGAAGATGACCGCGATGCCGCAGCTCGTCTCGCTCTTCAACGCGGTGGGCGGTGGGGCGGCGGCGCTCGTCGCGACCAGCGACTTCATCCGCCTCTCGAGCATCGGCGCGGACCTCTCGACGACGATCTTCGTCGTGCTCGGAGCTGTCATCGGGTCGATCACGTTCAGCGGCTCGCTCATCGCCGGCGGCAAGCTCCAGGGACTCATCGCCGGCAAGCCGATCCAGGTGCCCGGCGGGCGGGCCGTGACAGTGGCGATCGCGATCGTCGCGGTCGTGGGAACGATCGCCCTCATCCTCGACTCCGCGGGCAGCCTGAGCCTCGGCAGCGGGGCGACGGTCGTCGTCCTCGCGGTCGTCGTGGCGGCGGGACTCGTCTTCGGCATCACGATGGTCCTGCCGATCGGCGGTGCGGACATGCCGGTCGTCATCAGCCTGCTCAACAGCTTCACCGGGACGGCGGCGGCGATGGCCGGCTTCGTCATCGGCAACCCCGTGCTCATCATCAGCGGCGCCCTCGTCGGCGCGTCGGGCGGGATCCTCACGAAGCTCATGGCGGACGCGATGAACCGCTCCGTCCTCAACATCATCGCCGGCGGCTTCGGCGGCGGCGAAGGCGTCGTGTCGGCCGTCGTCGGCGCGGGAGGATCGGTCCGCGAGATCACCGCGGACGATGCCGCCATCCAGCTCGCCTACGCGCAGCACGTCATCGTCGTCCCGGGTTACGGCCTCGCCGTGGCCCAGGCGCAGCACCAGGTCCGCGAGCTCGCCGAGCTCCTCGAGTCTCGCGGCGTCGACGTGAAATACGCGATCCACCCGGTGGCCGGGCGGATGCCGGGCCACATGAACGTCCTCCTCGCCGAGGCGAACGTCCCGTACCCCCAGCTCAAGGAGATGGAGGAGATCAACCCCGAGTTCGACCGGGCGGATGTGGCGCTCGTCGTCGGCGCGAACGACGTGACGAACCCGGCTGCCCGGCGGCCCGGCTCGCCGGTCTCCGGCATGCCGATCCTCGACGTCGACCACGCGAAGTCCATCATCGTCATCAAGCGCTCCATGGGTCGCGGCTACGCCGGCATCGACAACGAGCTGTACGCGGACCCGAAGACGGGGATGCTCTTCGCGGACGCCAAGGACGGTCTCCAGGCGCTCGTCACCGCGGTGAAAGCGGTCTGA
- a CDS encoding alanyl-tRNA editing protein → MADSIAAIDAYARSVEARVLSIDPADRSLVVLDRTVFYPGGGGQPADRGLFLRSVDGRRWTVASARRAGSDVVHLLDLGQDDPPAVGDLLEVELDWARRHLLMRTHTALHALCGVVWRDFGAQVTGGNMEPGSGRMDFEFERMSGELVATIEETVNRELRAERDVRVAILPRDEAFAIPDLIRTKINLLPAGIDRIRTIEIVGLDLQADGGTHVANTREVGTIRVTGYESKGRINKRIRVEVLDEPSAG, encoded by the coding sequence GTGGCTGATTCGATCGCCGCGATCGACGCCTACGCTCGGTCCGTGGAGGCGCGCGTCCTCTCGATCGATCCGGCGGATCGGTCCCTCGTGGTCCTCGATCGGACCGTCTTCTATCCGGGCGGTGGTGGCCAACCCGCGGACCGGGGACTGTTCCTCCGCTCCGTCGACGGACGACGCTGGACGGTCGCGAGCGCCCGCCGGGCGGGATCGGACGTCGTCCACCTCCTCGACCTGGGCCAGGACGATCCGCCGGCGGTCGGCGATCTCCTCGAAGTCGAGCTCGACTGGGCCCGACGTCACCTCCTGATGCGGACGCACACGGCGCTCCACGCCCTGTGCGGCGTCGTGTGGCGCGACTTCGGGGCGCAGGTCACCGGCGGCAACATGGAGCCCGGCTCGGGCCGGATGGACTTCGAGTTCGAGCGGATGAGCGGCGAGCTCGTGGCGACCATCGAGGAGACCGTGAACCGCGAGCTTCGTGCGGAGCGAGACGTCCGGGTGGCCATCCTTCCGCGTGACGAAGCATTCGCCATCCCCGATCTCATCCGGACGAAGATCAACCTCCTGCCCGCGGGCATCGATCGGATCCGGACCATCGAGATCGTGGGGCTCGACCTCCAGGCGGACGGGGGCACCCACGTCGCGAACACGCGGGAGGTCGGCACGATCCGGGTCACCGGCTACGAGAGCAAGGGTCGGATCAACAAGCGGATCCGCGTCGAGGTCCTGGACGAGCCATCGGCCGGTTGA
- a CDS encoding cupredoxin domain-containing protein produces the protein MRSSVNLRPARLLPLAFAIGLAAGACTSTAAPGWTFAPPPPATPSPAASAAPSAGASAGASTGASPSAASSAGAPASSGGGGTAIKETAQNIAFVVADLTAPANQAFQITFDNEDPGVPHNIEIKQADGSVAFKGAIVTGVITTTYDVPALAAGTYPFQCTVHPNMTGTLTVK, from the coding sequence ATGCGTTCATCTGTGAACCTGCGCCCCGCCCGACTCCTCCCGCTCGCCTTCGCCATCGGCCTGGCGGCCGGGGCATGCACGAGCACGGCCGCACCCGGCTGGACCTTCGCGCCACCCCCGCCGGCGACGCCGTCGCCGGCTGCTTCAGCCGCTCCATCCGCGGGAGCATCCGCCGGGGCCTCGACCGGAGCCTCGCCGTCCGCGGCATCGTCGGCGGGCGCCCCCGCCAGCAGCGGCGGCGGCGGAACCGCGATCAAGGAGACGGCCCAGAACATCGCGTTCGTCGTGGCCGACCTCACGGCCCCCGCGAACCAGGCCTTCCAGATCACGTTCGACAACGAGGATCCCGGCGTCCCTCACAACATCGAGATCAAGCAGGCGGACGGCAGCGTCGCCTTCAAGGGTGCCATCGTCACCGGTGTCATCACGACGACGTACGACGTGCCGGCGCTGGCGGCAGGGACGTACCCGTTCCAGTGCACGGTCCATCCGAACATGACCGGGACGCTGACGGTCAAGTAG